One part of the Deltaproteobacteria bacterium genome encodes these proteins:
- a CDS encoding aspartate carbamoyltransferase: MNVLDLQYAEFEKLPSEAKIELFNRDGRLFDMIISQQLNRKILDDIYIITNRLRTLAKSKSGSLFLQDLLRHKRAMLYFAQPSSRTFLSFENACHILGMKTSEIRDTRVSSEVKGESFDDSLRTFSSYTDLIIMRHKEPNRAERAAWLLNTFSYRPVPVINGGSGADQHPTQAILDVYTLQKSFENQGGLDGKTILMCGDLRRGRTVRSLSYLMKNFEGVKIIYAAPDGFQMKEDVLTFLEGKGIPYVIETESLENVLPEADAIYMTRIQDEHDLVAGESDLIDTSRFKLKPEDMRKVRPNGIIMHPFPRRDEIDVAIDSDPRAMYWRQERNGMWTRAALIAYIFNVEGQIMDY; encoded by the coding sequence ATGAACGTCCTTGACCTGCAGTATGCGGAATTCGAAAAACTCCCGAGTGAGGCCAAGATCGAACTCTTCAATCGGGACGGGCGCCTCTTTGATATGATCATTTCCCAGCAACTGAATCGGAAGATCCTTGATGATATTTACATCATCACCAACCGATTGCGGACCCTGGCCAAGAGCAAAAGCGGCTCCCTCTTCCTCCAGGATCTACTCCGGCATAAAAGGGCCATGCTCTATTTCGCCCAACCCTCCTCCCGGACCTTCCTCTCCTTTGAAAACGCCTGCCACATCCTGGGCATGAAGACCTCTGAGATCCGGGACACCCGGGTGTCCTCTGAGGTCAAAGGGGAAAGCTTCGATGACAGTTTGAGGACTTTCTCTTCTTACACGGACCTGATCATCATGAGACACAAGGAGCCCAACAGGGCGGAGAGGGCCGCCTGGCTTCTCAACACTTTTTCCTACAGACCTGTCCCGGTGATCAACGGGGGTTCGGGCGCCGATCAGCACCCCACCCAGGCCATTCTTGATGTCTATACCCTGCAGAAGTCTTTCGAAAACCAGGGAGGATTGGACGGAAAGACGATCCTGATGTGCGGGGATCTCCGAAGGGGGCGAACGGTGAGGTCCCTGAGCTACCTGATGAAAAACTTCGAGGGGGTCAAAATCATCTATGCCGCTCCAGATGGGTTTCAGATGAAAGAAGATGTTCTCACATTTCTCGAGGGAAAAGGCATTCCATATGTCATTGAAACCGAAAGCCTCGAAAACGTTCTGCCCGAGGCCGACGCCATTTACATGACACGCATCCAGGATGAACACGACCTCGTCGCAGGTGAGTCCGACTTGATCGATACCTCCAGGTTCAAGCTCAAACCCGAAGACATGCGAAAAGTGCGCCCCAATGGTATAATCATGCATCCCTTTCCGAGAAGGGATGAAATCGACGTGGCCATCGACTCCGATCCCCGTGCCATGTACTGGAGGCAGGAACGAAACGGGATGTGGACCCGTGCCGCGCTTATTGCTTACATCTTCAACGTCGAAGGGCAAATCATGGATTACTGA